Proteins encoded together in one Chitinophaga sp. LS1 window:
- a CDS encoding collagen-like protein, translated as MKRLLHVIMFISFMILVWAGCKKGDQGPVGPQGETGATGAQGVAGPAGSKIYSGSSTPETTIGDIGDFYLNLSTSEFYGPKTANGWGTPIILKGATGATGATGATGAAGSRILSGTGAPANSVGNNGDYYLDKSTYNLYGPKAAGAWGSALSLQGPAGPQGPAGPAGTANVIYSTWKYATNFNDSTIDNSSLKVGYVAAPSLSTTILNSGTVIVYFTYGGGTFVLPYTSNAGGKPNTISYTPMLNKILVTRFTHDNSNSIALSTLLQYRYVIIPGGVSGGKEAAHPDYNDYTAVCKYYHIPE; from the coding sequence ATGAAGCGGTTATTACATGTAATTATGTTTATTTCTTTTATGATCCTGGTATGGGCAGGTTGTAAAAAAGGAGATCAGGGCCCGGTTGGACCACAAGGGGAAACAGGTGCTACAGGGGCACAGGGGGTGGCTGGTCCTGCCGGCAGTAAGATTTATAGCGGGAGTAGTACACCGGAAACCACCATTGGTGATATTGGTGATTTTTATCTGAATCTTTCCACTTCAGAATTTTATGGTCCTAAGACAGCCAATGGTTGGGGAACACCTATTATTTTGAAGGGCGCAACAGGGGCAACGGGAGCTACCGGCGCAACGGGTGCCGCCGGCAGCAGGATACTCAGTGGTACAGGTGCTCCTGCCAATAGTGTAGGGAATAACGGCGATTATTACCTGGATAAATCTACCTATAATTTATATGGTCCTAAAGCAGCCGGAGCATGGGGTTCTGCCTTATCATTGCAAGGCCCCGCAGGCCCACAGGGTCCTGCAGGGCCGGCAGGTACTGCTAATGTGATCTATTCCACCTGGAAATATGCTACTAACTTCAATGATTCAACAATTGATAATTCTTCATTGAAAGTGGGATACGTAGCAGCACCCAGCTTGTCCACTACCATTCTTAACTCAGGAACGGTAATCGTATATTTTACCTATGGTGGAGGCACCTTCGTCTTGCCTTATACCAGTAACGCTGGTGGAAAACCTAATACAATTTCATATACGCCCATGTTAAATAAAATACTTGTTACGCGTTTTACACATGATAATAGTAACAGTATTGCGTTGAGTACATTGTTGCAGTATCGGTATGTGATTATACCTGGCGGTGTTTCCGGAGGCAAGGAGGCCGCTCATCCTGATTATAACGATTATACTGCTGTATGTAAATATTATCATATTCCAGAATAG
- a CDS encoding TonB-dependent receptor domain-containing protein — protein sequence MMSPDKFTHTCMLLLLPIYLFAQGRVTGKVTDGNIPLADVNITILTTDTNYITNAQTDSLGIYTFQHKNYDSVLLHFSLMGYANKMYSVKTSTSLQTIILTPTSFTMDAITITGKRSPYNIKPGITTVDLSAASTGSDGTLLNTLGKIPGVLILNNGTILLNGQTGANVMINGKPTYLTGENLVNLLRSIPANSVDKIDLISHPSAAYDAAGTSGFINIQQKQKTKNGLQLNIASNIEAGIYTRQNQSFSARFQHKHFTIYTDYSFYKGTDFMLVSSSRQYAKTDLNLNMQAQRKFANSSQYFKSGIDYQCSDRLSINTYLSTNWFKRNKNELAISDFYHGLPASDSTLHTVNQQHTQQTNLSAGANFAYKFNSKIKWENTFNILHFLQDDQSDQNSKMSHGNTDVLKGIMTNNINIYTFQSDMYIIVSDDLTIQSGIKTTAINIKSNAQYNSPQSGQDEKLSSSFHYQENVYAGYMQTDKKWTPRFSTAAGLRFEYTNTASPTLFRRSYAQLFPTLSAKYQINDDQVLACLYSRRIARPNYRDLNPFTEVNDRYLQEKGNTRLQPTLINNMELSWLLRSQYVFSILYTIQDNPITKSYLTETGSQTTIVMPLNLGRSHAISIKAGMNNLKPSTWWTTHLNVSLAYRTFYWSEFNTPYNNYLFTPTAQVSNQFTLSHQWMIEATGYFNGKMAEGQAIIGEMGALSLGLRKNLLENKLSIYLYANDIFLTTGQHIQLNNSVLSGAYRERRDSRMAGITLSWHLNAGNLTKITDKKSNWEESKRMN from the coding sequence ATGATGAGTCCAGATAAATTTACACATACCTGTATGCTGCTGTTATTGCCAATATATCTCTTTGCCCAGGGCAGGGTGACAGGGAAAGTGACTGATGGAAATATACCTTTAGCAGACGTAAACATAACCATCTTAACTACAGACACTAACTATATTACAAACGCCCAAACGGACTCGCTCGGCATTTATACATTCCAGCACAAAAATTACGACAGCGTCCTCTTACATTTTTCTCTAATGGGCTATGCAAACAAAATGTATTCTGTAAAGACCTCTACATCGTTGCAAACAATAATCCTGACACCTACATCATTTACCATGGATGCCATTACTATCACAGGTAAACGTTCACCATATAATATCAAACCCGGTATCACCACCGTCGATCTTTCTGCCGCATCTACAGGATCTGATGGCACGCTCTTAAACACACTTGGCAAAATCCCCGGTGTACTCATCCTCAACAATGGCACCATCCTACTCAATGGCCAGACAGGCGCTAACGTAATGATAAACGGTAAACCAACTTACCTCACCGGAGAAAATCTTGTTAACCTGCTACGCTCCATCCCCGCAAATTCCGTTGATAAAATAGACCTGATATCACACCCTTCTGCCGCCTACGATGCCGCTGGTACATCCGGATTTATCAACATCCAACAAAAACAAAAAACAAAAAACGGCCTGCAGCTGAATATAGCTTCAAATATCGAAGCAGGTATTTATACCCGTCAAAACCAAAGCTTCTCTGCCCGGTTCCAACATAAACACTTCACTATTTACACCGACTATTCATTCTATAAAGGCACGGACTTCATGTTAGTCAGCTCTTCCCGCCAGTACGCTAAAACGGATCTTAACCTGAACATGCAGGCCCAACGAAAATTTGCCAACAGCTCCCAATATTTTAAATCAGGTATTGACTACCAATGCTCAGATCGGCTGAGCATCAACACCTATCTATCCACGAATTGGTTTAAACGCAACAAGAACGAACTGGCAATATCTGATTTCTACCATGGCCTGCCTGCCAGTGACTCTACGCTTCACACTGTCAATCAACAACACACCCAACAAACAAATTTATCCGCAGGTGCGAACTTCGCATACAAATTCAACTCAAAAATTAAATGGGAAAACACCTTCAACATCCTTCATTTCTTACAAGACGATCAATCGGACCAAAACAGTAAAATGAGCCATGGCAATACCGATGTATTAAAAGGGATCATGACTAATAATATCAATATTTACACCTTTCAATCAGATATGTATATTATCGTCTCCGATGATCTTACCATACAGTCAGGCATTAAAACGACTGCCATCAATATCAAAAGCAATGCTCAATACAACTCACCTCAATCAGGACAGGATGAAAAGTTGAGTAGTAGTTTCCATTACCAGGAAAATGTATATGCCGGCTACATGCAGACAGATAAAAAATGGACTCCCCGATTCTCCACAGCGGCCGGCTTACGTTTTGAATATACCAACACCGCATCACCCACTCTCTTCCGCCGCTCTTACGCCCAATTATTTCCAACCCTTTCAGCAAAATATCAAATCAATGACGATCAAGTATTAGCATGCTTATACAGCAGAAGAATCGCAAGACCTAACTATCGGGATCTGAATCCATTCACAGAAGTAAACGACCGCTATCTCCAGGAAAAAGGTAACACCCGTCTACAACCAACACTCATCAACAATATGGAATTATCATGGCTCCTGCGATCACAATATGTATTTAGCATCCTTTATACGATACAGGATAATCCCATCACCAAAAGCTACCTTACCGAAACAGGCAGCCAAACCACCATTGTAATGCCACTCAACCTGGGACGTAGCCATGCCATAAGTATCAAGGCAGGCATGAATAACCTGAAACCCTCCACCTGGTGGACCACCCACCTGAACGTGAGCCTTGCCTACAGAACATTTTACTGGTCGGAATTTAACACACCCTACAACAATTATTTATTTACACCCACAGCACAGGTCAGCAATCAATTTACCCTTTCCCACCAGTGGATGATAGAAGCCACGGGCTATTTCAATGGAAAAATGGCGGAGGGACAGGCTATTATCGGAGAAATGGGGGCCCTGTCTTTAGGTCTCAGGAAAAATTTGCTGGAAAATAAACTGTCGATATATCTTTATGCCAATGATATCTTCCTGACAACCGGGCAGCATATCCAATTAAATAACAGCGTACTGTCGGGCGCATATAGAGAACGACGTGACAGCCGTATGGCAGGCATCACTTTATCCTGGCACCTGAATGCGGGTAACCTGACTAAAATAACTGATAAAAAATCTAACTGGGAAGAAAGTAAAAGAATGAATTAA
- a CDS encoding LytTR family transcriptional regulator DNA-binding domain-containing protein, with the protein MEEILPPLSFTRVHKSYIVSMQAITAIHGNTIELEDVQLPIGSNYKEEFIKRIER; encoded by the coding sequence ATGGAAGAAATACTGCCACCCCTTTCATTTACACGTGTGCATAAATCTTATATTGTATCTATGCAGGCAATCACGGCAATACATGGCAACACGATTGAACTTGAAGATGTACAATTGCCGATAGGGAGTAATTATAAGGAGGAATTTATAAAGAGAATTGAGCGCTAA
- a CDS encoding sensor histidine kinase: MNRIYPTLWGVMMYNVLRAITDLSHNGPFWDGNLLLHIVGLFFSILFCYGYNHLWERRLCTADGSHSFARDYLYTSLELFVSLNILLLIGQLTGVLFMGAGWIDYMLINATYLPLLLIFYTLIRNNIISRNIHTNLLTLEKLKLEKKEAELNFLKAQYHPHFLFNALNTIYFQVDESNEEARETIEQLSGLLRYQLYYINHRTVFKQEIDYIRAYISFEQIRKTNKLSVNLDIDPSLQEQQVQPLLFQPLIENAFKYVSGAYSIDVSLKLIDNQVNCIIHNSISERIATVNKKGNGIGLENLRRRLELLYPGKHSLHTRKADSFYTASLTFKL; the protein is encoded by the coding sequence TTGAATCGCATATATCCCACCTTATGGGGAGTAATGATGTACAACGTTCTTAGAGCGATCACCGACTTATCTCACAACGGTCCTTTCTGGGATGGCAACCTGCTGCTACATATAGTGGGCCTGTTCTTTTCTATACTTTTCTGCTACGGCTACAATCATCTATGGGAACGCCGCTTATGCACTGCCGACGGAAGTCATTCATTTGCCAGGGACTATCTCTATACTTCATTAGAACTATTTGTTTCGCTGAATATACTATTATTGATAGGCCAGTTGACCGGCGTTTTATTTATGGGTGCCGGCTGGATCGATTATATGTTAATCAACGCCACCTATCTACCGCTGCTATTAATCTTCTATACCTTAATACGCAATAACATTATCAGCAGGAACATCCACACAAATTTGCTGACATTGGAAAAACTGAAACTTGAAAAAAAAGAAGCAGAACTCAACTTCCTGAAGGCACAGTACCATCCTCATTTTCTTTTCAATGCCCTTAATACCATTTATTTTCAGGTGGATGAAAGCAATGAGGAAGCAAGAGAAACCATTGAACAACTATCAGGATTATTGCGATATCAGCTGTACTACATTAATCATCGCACGGTATTCAAACAGGAAATTGATTATATCCGGGCATACATATCTTTTGAACAGATCCGCAAAACGAATAAATTATCTGTAAACCTGGATATTGACCCATCCTTACAGGAGCAGCAGGTACAGCCGCTATTGTTCCAACCCCTGATTGAAAACGCGTTCAAGTATGTATCCGGCGCTTATAGTATAGACGTTTCCCTGAAACTAATCGATAACCAGGTAAACTGTATCATTCACAATTCTATTTCTGAGCGGATAGCAACGGTAAATAAAAAAGGAAACGGTATCGGATTAGAAAATCTGAGACGCAGACTGGAACTGCTCTATCCGGGCAAACACAGTCTGCATACCCGGAAAGCTGATAGTTTCTATACAGCTTCACTCACCTTCAAATTATAG
- a CDS encoding slipin family protein: MKSKNFFSMLIFVVIFGTGVAIAYAMNPQLGIVESEGIAIAAFIIGLAVSSAIKIADPWDKAVVLRLGQFRSLKGPGLFFIIPILDTIPYWVDTRVITTSFKAEKTLTKDTVPVDVDAVLFWKVLDPQKAALEVADYMLAINWAAQTALRDVIGKTMLSDMLEGRDKISNILQKIIDERTEPWGIHVNSVEVKDVLIPSALENAMSMQAQAERERQARVILGDSERQVAEKFGEAALTYANNPVALHLRAMNMLYEGLKQNSTIVIVPSSAIDTMQLGSMAGLTALTMGIGQDKLNKGSSENGTLQQSKL; the protein is encoded by the coding sequence ATGAAAAGCAAGAATTTTTTTTCAATGTTAATTTTCGTTGTAATTTTTGGAACTGGTGTGGCAATCGCTTACGCTATGAACCCCCAGTTGGGTATAGTAGAAAGTGAAGGGATTGCTATAGCTGCATTCATCATTGGCCTGGCTGTTTCTTCCGCCATTAAGATTGCAGATCCATGGGATAAAGCTGTCGTATTAAGACTCGGCCAATTTCGTTCGCTCAAAGGTCCCGGCTTATTTTTTATTATTCCAATATTAGATACTATCCCTTACTGGGTTGATACACGTGTGATCACCACCTCATTTAAAGCAGAAAAAACACTTACAAAAGATACCGTGCCGGTAGACGTGGATGCAGTACTATTCTGGAAAGTATTGGACCCACAGAAAGCTGCGCTGGAAGTAGCAGATTACATGCTCGCTATCAATTGGGCTGCCCAAACCGCGTTGCGTGATGTGATCGGAAAAACGATGCTTTCAGATATGCTGGAAGGAAGGGACAAAATTAGCAACATACTTCAGAAAATTATTGATGAACGAACTGAACCCTGGGGAATCCATGTGAATTCGGTAGAAGTAAAAGATGTTTTAATTCCATCAGCATTGGAAAATGCAATGTCTATGCAGGCACAGGCAGAAAGGGAAAGACAGGCAAGAGTAATACTCGGGGATTCTGAAAGACAGGTGGCCGAGAAATTTGGAGAAGCTGCGCTGACCTATGCCAATAACCCGGTAGCATTACATTTAAGAGCGATGAATATGCTATATGAAGGATTGAAACAAAATTCAACCATCGTTATTGTGCCCAGTTCAGCAATAGATACGATGCAATTAGGAAGTATGGCAGGCTTAACTGCGTTAACAATGGGTATCGGACAGGATAAACTGAATAAAGGGAGTAGCGAAAATGGAACGCTCCAACAATCAAAATTGTAA
- a CDS encoding PRC-barrel domain-containing protein: protein MQINISSLIGYHLEATDGEMGKVTAFYFDDVTWTIRYLVVETGNWLSGRKVLISPDAILKESGKTGSFTVNLTKSQVSNSPAIDTEKPVSQQQEAELFNHYPWPNYWEGGFSSSGVWGILAPTSSTNIIHETDTDHPLLSADSNTHLHSTKVVAGYNIHATDGDIGHVKDFIIEDHTWKVIFFVVDTHNFFPGKKVLLPVSNIQEVQWNDSKVKINITQEEVKNCRLFDIAEFTQW from the coding sequence ATGCAAATCAATATAAGTAGCCTGATAGGCTATCACCTGGAAGCCACAGATGGTGAAATGGGAAAAGTAACAGCGTTTTATTTCGATGATGTCACCTGGACGATTCGTTATCTGGTTGTTGAAACCGGCAACTGGTTGTCTGGCCGGAAAGTACTGATATCACCCGACGCCATCCTTAAAGAGTCCGGCAAAACCGGTTCATTTACGGTAAATCTTACAAAATCCCAGGTAAGCAACAGCCCGGCTATTGATACAGAGAAACCTGTATCGCAGCAGCAGGAAGCCGAATTATTCAACCATTACCCCTGGCCAAATTACTGGGAGGGTGGATTTTCTTCAAGTGGTGTTTGGGGGATACTCGCCCCTACTTCTTCAACAAATATTATCCATGAGACAGATACAGACCATCCTCTTCTATCAGCAGATAGCAATACACACTTACACAGTACAAAAGTGGTTGCAGGGTATAATATTCATGCAACAGATGGCGATATCGGTCATGTAAAAGATTTTATAATAGAGGATCACACCTGGAAAGTAATATTCTTTGTAGTGGATACACATAATTTTTTCCCCGGAAAAAAAGTGTTGTTGCCTGTCAGTAATATTCAGGAGGTACAATGGAATGACTCCAAAGTGAAAATAAACATTACACAGGAGGAAGTTAAAAATTGCAGATTATTTGATATAGCAGAATTTACCCAATGGTAA